The genomic region ATCAAGAGTTTGAGCCTTGGTGAACTCCAAAATCAATTTAAGTTTTtgagaagatgtttattatcgctagtactcggatggttattctagatagtatgggagatgttcatgtacacattgtacaaatagttcattgtctccctagcgaaaTTCTATGAAAAATAATGTGATCCTATGAGAAATAATGTTTTTTCCATGCGTATATAAATAAAAAAGCCTCAAATATCTTTCGAATTGATACACGTGGATTGATTATAAACCAACATTACTTGGAATAATGAAGATACATATAATAGGCATAACGAACGAGGTCATGATATTTCATTAAAGGAAATGATCGTTtcttgaataataaaaaaaaaggacaGAGAAAAACGCTATGAAAAGGTCtgaaagaaaaattctaattgtCATAGTCACTGTAGTCTGGATATATAAAGTAATTTAAATATAGGAGTGTTCTTACAACTTGCAAGTATCATATCTAACATGGTCTTGCAACTAACAAGTTGACGATTTCATGTTTCACGGCTACACAGTTAATTAAAGTTTTTCGAGGATAATTTGGTGAAGATAATCTAACTATTTAGTATTATGATATGATTTCAAAGATTTGTGTCCTTACCTTAAAAAATAGATACTAGCAAATAAACACGAGTAATCGAGTTCGATTATATCCCAAGCAAGATTCACATTCGTTGATTCAATCAATTAAGTAAAACAGAGCATAGCACTGATCACGACCCACGTGCCACTTTTCTATTTCTCCTATCCATGCTTCCATTGCAAAAATCGCTTTCACATCACGTGCTTGTGGTGCCCAATAGTAGTGACTCCAAtttactatattattattattttctcttaCCTATGTATGATTTGGAGTTTGGACCCACACCCATTCTCTATTCTCTAAATTAGTCTATTCTTTATTCCCCCACCAAATTTTCTAACAAAAACACAAACTATTTCCCACTCTCACTCACTCACCCAACAATAATATAACCCCCTCCATCCACTCCTAAATTCAATTCACCCTTAGCCAGTTTATTCTCCAACTATCTCTCTACTCAACTCTCACCCATATATGCATATTTTCTAATATTCTCACtccttttgtttatttatttagctACAAAATAGTATTGTCTTGTTTTCCGTACAACTTTCTATTTATATACCCAATTTTTATTCTCCTCATCACAAAAAACTTTCTTTCAAAAATAATGGAAGAGTTGATAATTTCaccttcttcatcttcatctctAGTTTCTACCACAACtccatcatcatcaacaacacAAATGCTTCAACAAAACCTTCAGTTCCTTCTCCAATCGCAACCAAGCTGGTGGGTCTACGCCATCTTCTGGAGCACCACGAAGGACGACAATGGCAACCTCTACCTAGCTTGGGGTGAAGGCCATTTCCAAGGCAACACCACCAAACACACCAAAACGCAACAACAACACAACCAAAACGACGCCGAATGGTTCTACGTCATGTCGTTGACCAGAACCTTCCCCATAgcaaactcttcctcttcttctctacCCGGTAAGGCTTTTGCTTTGGGTTCAGTCCTTTGGCTCAACAGCAAAGAAGAGCTTCAATTCTATAACTGCGAGAGAGCCAAAGAAGCTCACGCTCACGGCATCGAAACCTTGATCTGTATTCCAACCTCAAACGGCGTCGTTGAGATGGGTTCTTACAACACCATCCCTCAGAACTGGAACCTCATCAACCATGTCAAGTCCGTCTTCGAAGACTCCAtggtcaacaacaacaacaataacaataaccaCTGTAGCAATTCACGAAAGCAGGCGGACGTAACCGTCCCTTTCAACAAAGAAAGCAAGGATTCGTACGCCGAGTCGGAGCACTCAGACTCCGACTGTCCTTTTCTAAAAACAgaaaatactgaaaataaaaacaaattagaaGCTCCAAAGAGCAAGAGAGGCAGGAAGCCGGTCCTCAACCGCGAAACGCCGGTGAATCACGTGGAGGCGGAGAGGCAACGGAGGGAGAAACTAAACCACCGATTCTACGCCTTGCGAGCGGTGGTTCCGAACGTTTCGAGGATGGACAAGGCTTCTTTATTGTCCGACGCCGTTGCTTACATCAACGAGTTGAAGGCGAAGATCAAAGATCTTGAATCCGAGAAAGATAACTATCAGCGCAAGAAAAAGGTGAAGCTCGAATCCGGTGATACTATGGACAATCAAAGCACGGTGACTAATTCCTCAACCGTAGTGGATCAAGAGAAATGTAGCAATGGCGTTGTTGCTGAGGTGGATGTGAAGATCATAGGGGACGATGCCATGGTTAGGGTTCAAAGTGAGAATGTGAATCACCCAGGTGCGAGACTCATGGGAGCATTGAGGGATATGGAGTTTCAAGTTCATCATGCTAGCATGACTTGTGTCAATGAATTAATGCTTCAAGATGTTGTTGGAAAAGTCCCCAGTGGAATCCTCAGAAGTGAAGAGGGTATTCGATCTGCTATTCTCATGAGGTTGGATCATATTAATTAGTAGATATGTGTACAAATTTTCACATAATGTTTAATTAATTAGTTGTCTGATTAGAGTGTCAGAAATAATTTTGCTAGAGTTTTGTTGTTAGTATCATAAATAAACAAGAGGAACACTTGAAATTCTAGTGATATGTTTCTGGCTTTGTAGCATTGTGGCGTTGTTTTTGTGAGAAAATCAAGAAATAATGTAGTATAATTTAGACATGGGAGAATCAATAATCTCTTTGATGTTGTTCAtagcttttatatatatatagttgttcTTGAGAGTCATCAATATTCAATCTTGTATGAAAGAAGTTCCATAGAAATGGTTGATGCTTTAATTTagataatcttttttttttctttacttaTTATTCTTTTTCATGACTTTAATTTTTGTGGTGCTCTGCTGGAGATTCGTACATGCAATAATGTGAATTATTGTTCTGACTATCTGAGGAATCTTGGGTGCTTGTCTGTTAGTAAATCCCTTTGAAATTTGAATTGAAGTTCACGGGGTAAATTAAAATATATCTATGTAAATAGGTCATTATAATTGGGTATCTTGCTTAGGCTTTCTCGAAATCTAGTCATCAATAGCATTATCatacatatataatatgatatCTCTATGGTCCAACATAACTGTTATAATAAGGTGTGTTTAATTTAGCGTTTGAACCGTAAAATGTACTATCAATTTTTTAAATACCTCAATTTTTTGTTAAATTCTTAAAATTATGGAAAGAATTAAATGAATGAATAGCTAGGATAGTGTTTGGTTATTATCTTAAAATGATAATATAGATGCAAACATGCAATAATACATTAATATAAGATATACAAATTTTATACCATACTTAATGATAATAATACAAGACACAAACATACaatataataatacatgaatacaAGATACATAAATTTTATATCTCAACATCACCCCATCACTACTACTATTTTTCATCATGACTATCATTACTGATTTTTAAACCTTAACCCAAATTCTCAAATCGTTACAATAAACAATTATAATTTGATTATCAAtcaaataattcaaattaaaaattgaataataaaaaaaaaataaaaacaaaggtgAAAGAATAGAGAAGAGTAGTTAAATCTCAGCAATGTGACAAAAACAAAGTTGGTGCGGAAGAAAAGGTATAAACAAAAAAATCGATGCAACAAAGACAAAAAAAGACAGACGAGGTAGTCAATAGTAGAAGGCGATGTGAAGGTGaaagaagaggttgaagaagagagaaagacgataataacagaaaaagaaaaaaaaaataggagttaaaattaaaatacatatattttgtatttatttgtATGTCATTGTATCTATGAAAATTTTATATTTCAACAATCAAATAGTGAATATGTACTTGAGTAATATAGCAAGagtagccaatgagtaatagctcaaatggcatagtctttccatactcaattaagaggttgcgagttcgagtctcttatctttggtaaaaaaaaatatatatatatatagtaagagTAAAAACCTACTAAGATGTGGAATCAAGCCtccttttcctttttaattaaggagagttatatttattttcttattttagtcTATTTGATAATATTTCTTCTGGTTTTTAAGTTGATATATATTATATAGTGCCTTCTTTTTTCACATATTTTTCCATACTAGATAATATATATCTATtacattttaattattattatttggctTATACGTATAAATGAGTTATTATATATGAAACCTCTTCGCTTAGTAGTGTTTCCTCATTTATAAGAAAGATCCTCTCACTAGCTACTACATAAAGAAGTAGCTTATTATATATAGATTATTGCATTTGGAAAATTTTCTAATTTAAGTAACTTACATATTGAAAAGTTTCTCTATTTATTGAGAAAATCACTAGTCCTAGTCAATGTTCTAAGTGCGAATGCAAACTTTTCAAAGTTTTCATGTAACCCTTCCAATCCTTAGGGGGCAAAGTTAATATATCATgtgtttttcaattatttttaggTAATTTATTGTACTCATATTTTCTAATAAGTCTAACTACAATAATAATAAGGTTATGTGTATATTTTAGATTTAGAATATGACACAAATTAAAGTCAATACAATACTCTAATAATTCAGTTAATTTGAATAAAGATATTGTCCCCTTCATACTTTCAATTCCTTTTTCACTACTTTAATTATTGAGCTACTAAATTGAGGTAATTTTATTattcaaataataaataatttttattaaaaatatatattatgNNNNNNNNNNNNNNNNNNNNNNNNNNNNNNNNNNNNNNNNNNNNNNNNNNNNNNNNNNNNNNNNNNNNNNNNNNNNNNNNNNNNNNNNNNNNNNNNNNNNNNNNNNNNNNNNNNNNNNNNNNNNNNNNNNNNNNNNNNNNNNNNNNNNNNNNNNNNNNNNNNNNNNNNNNNNNNNNNNNNNNNNNNNNNNNNNNNNNNNNNNNNNNNNNNNNNNNNNNNNNNNNNNNNNNNNNNNNNNNNNNNNNNNNNNNNNNNNNNNNNNNNNNNNNNNNNNNNNNNNNNNNNNNNNNNNNNNNNNNNNNNNNNNNNNNNNNNNNNNNNNNNNNNNNNNNNNNNNNNNNNNNNNNNNNNNNNNNNNNNNNNNNNNNNNNNNNNNNNNNNNNNNNNNNNNNNNNNNNNNNNNNNNNNNNNNNNNNNNNNNNNNNNNNNNNNNNNNNNNNNNNNNNNNNNNNNNNNNNNNNNNNNNNNNNNNNNNNNNNNNNNNNNNNNNNNNNNNNNNNNNNNNNNNNNNNNNNNNNNNNNNNNNNNNNNNNNNNNNNNNNNNNNNNNNNNNNNNNNNNNNNNNNNNNNNNNNNNNNNNNNNNNNNNNNNNNNNNNNNNNNNNNNNNNNNNNNNNNNNNNNNNNNNNNNNNNNNNNNNNNNNNNNNNNNNNNNNNNNNNNNNNNNNNNNNNNNNNNNNNNNNNNNNNNNNNNNNNNNNNNNNNNNNNNNNNNNNNNNNNNNNNNNNNNNNNNNNNNNNNNNNNNNNNNNNNNNNNNNNNNNNNNNNNNNNNNNNNNNNNNNNNNNNNNNNNNNNNNNNNNNNNNNNNNNNNNNNNNNNNNNNNNNNNNNNNNNNNNNNNNNNNNNNNNNNNNNNNNNNNNNNNNNNNNNNNNNNNNNNNNNNNNNNNNNNNNNNNNNNNNNNNNNNNNNNNNNNNNNNNNNNNNNNNNNNNNNNNNNNNNNNNNNNATTATGATGGATCACTTTAACGAAATAATATGAAAACCAAAATGATAGATATGTTGACCATATCCCTAATTAGACGCGTGGAAAAAGAATGGGTGATAATCTTAATAACTAATTAGTGGGGAGCCAAATGATAATATCAAATTTTATTCTTCTCAGTTTCTTCTTCGAGAATACAATAACACTTTCTATGTATAGTTGGGTATACATATACACTCCATTATTTGTTTTAACTTATTCATTGTTCCTTTCTTATTTATACATAACTCTCTAACATTTATTCCAATTGTACCATGCATTTAAAGGAGTAGGGACCATGGGaccattttagtatttttttaagtATTCTTAataatcttatttttattattattttaagttttaattttttataagttatatttttattattatttataattaattttttatttaatttattatttttaatagaaacaataatatatattataaaaattaaaatagtaaaccgtgcacaaaaattagaataattgttTTAATATTTTCAGTATTTATTTAGAAAAATTATGGAAACACCAATAATAACTAGCGACAActtagggtgtgtttggcaaacacGTTGGGGAGGAGAAAAGTCCGTTTgagcttcttgaaagtttcatTTTGATGTTTGGCAATTTTTATATTTCTAAACGCAGAATTGATTTTGCCTCTAAACGTACGTTCAGGAGAAGCTGAAATTCCTAGCTTCTGCGTTTCACGTTCATGGTTGTGATTGCCATTAGAAAATTGGgtacaaaatttattttatttttaccaaccctacccttcattttcttctataagaATGATACCAATAACTATTACCTGTTCTTTGTAGTTCTTTCTAGTTCCTACTTCTTCATAGTTTTTtcgttccaatttttttttcatcaaaatggttcaaatttgtttcaatcactagcaaattgaatattttttttattatttttagtactcattttcatattttaatttttatgtttttttttttaatttctctacTACCGGAAATATGGAGATTAATTGTATTTTGAGTATGAAAAATGTAGTAAAATTATCCCTTCTTGAGATTGGTAACCGTTTTCAAATCTCAACTAGGtatataacaacaacaacaacaaagccttgtcccactaagtggggtcggctacatgaatcaaatgacgccattgtgctctgtcatgtaatTTTGTaggtatataaaaaaaattatttaaattcatgtttcttttagtaatttttcatctaaaagtgattttaagtaatataatccaaacaacatttattttactataatcaattttgatataaagattgccaaacataaatcacgttaactCAAACTTACTtatcatcaaaatcaattttgtaaaatcaattttatgcaaactggtaatccaaacacacacttaaaCGTGCGTTGAGTAAACGCAGAAGCTATAATTTCTTCCTTCTAGTGAACGAGCTTTTGGGATGCAGAATCACGTTGACGTTTAGAGAAGAAAAGTTGCCAAACATCAAAGAACAGCGTTCAAAACACTAAAACGCATTTTTATCCTCTTCAACGTGTTTCACAAACACACCCTTAACCTAAAGACCTTTTGTTgggttttattttataaaaaaatttgaagtaactatttttttatttttttacttttgttttgTACTTGAACCAATATTANNNNNNNNNNNNNNNNNNNNNNNNNNNNNNNNNNNNNNNNNNNNNNNNNNNNNNNNNNNNNNNNNNNNNNNNNNNNNNNNNNNNNNNNActgaagttttttttttctactaAAAATGATGGTctcttaatatatttttttattttattatatattttcctATAATATTGCCTATTTTCTCAACTTGTTTACCTTTTTTTTTGGTATGCACTATTTGCTTTATTTATGTTTGATTTTATGTTTATGGAAATATTAATAGTGTTTTAAGATAGTAAATGCGACAAAAACAGTAGGATAAGGGCACTAACATTTGTTGAATATTTAAAAGTTAGTGTTTCAACAATTTaatatttttcctattttttatttgataagAGTATTGGAGCTCCTACAGAACTTTGTTTATCCACTGTCCTTGGCTTTAAGTTTGATAAGTGTCTAGATGAATACTTAATTTTAAGTATACACATTTATTTGAAAACAACAATTCTGAAATATAATTTCAGTGTTTGCTTGGCTAAANNNNNNNNNNNNNNNNNNNNNNNNNNNNNNNNNNNNNNNNNNNNNNNNNNNNNNNNNNNNNNNNNNNNNNNNNNNNNNNNNNNNNNNNNNNNNNNNNNNNNNNNNNNNNNNNNNNNNNNNNNNNNNNNNNNNNNNNNNNNNNNNNNNNNNNNNNNNNNNNNNNNNNNNNNNNNNNNNNNNNNNNNNNNNNNNNNNNNNNNNNNNNNNNNNNNNNNNNNNNNNNNNNNNNNNNNNNNNNNNNNNNNNNNNNNNNNNNNNNNNNNNNNNNNNNNNNNNNNNNNNNNNNNNNNNNNNNNNNNNNNNNNNNNNNNNNNNNNNNNNNNNNNNNNNNNNNNNNNNNNNNNNNNNNNNNNNNNNNNNNNNNNNNNNNNNNNNNNNNNNNNNNNNNNNNNNNNNNNNNNNNNNNNNNNNNNNNNNNNNNNNNNNNNNNNNNNNNNNNNNNNNNNNNNNNNNNNNNNNNNNNNNNNNNNNNNNNNNNNNNNNNNNNNNNNNNNNNNNNNNNNNNNNNNNNNNNNNNNNNNNNNNNNNNNNNNNNNNNNNNNNNNNNNNNNNNNNNNNNNNNNNNNNNNNNNNNNNNNNNNNNNNNNNNNNNNNNNNNNNNNNNNNNNNNNNNNNNNNNNNNNNNNNNNNNNNNNNNNNNNNNNNNNNNNNNNNNNNNNNNNNNNNNNNNNNNNNNNNNNNNNNNNNNNNNNNNNNNNNNNNNNNNNNNNNNNNNNNNNNNNNNNNNNNNNNNNNNNNNNNNNNNNNNNNNNNNNNNNNNNNNNNNNNNNNNNNNNNNNNNNNNNNNNNNNNNNNNNNNNNNNNNNNNNNNNNNNNNNNNNNNNNNNNNNNNNNNNNNNNNNNNNNNNNNNNNNNNNNNNNNNNNNNNNNNNNNNNNNNNNNNNNNNNNNNNNNNNNNNNNNNNNNNNNNNNNNNNNNN from Arachis ipaensis cultivar K30076 chromosome B02, Araip1.1, whole genome shotgun sequence harbors:
- the LOC107624064 gene encoding transcription factor MYC2; protein product: MEELIISPSSSSSLVSTTTPSSSTTQMLQQNLQFLLQSQPSWWVYAIFWSTTKDDNGNLYLAWGEGHFQGNTTKHTKTQQQHNQNDAEWFYVMSLTRTFPIANSSSSSLPGKAFALGSVLWLNSKEELQFYNCERAKEAHAHGIETLICIPTSNGVVEMGSYNTIPQNWNLINHVKSVFEDSMVNNNNNNNNHCSNSRKQADVTVPFNKESKDSYAESEHSDSDCPFLKTENTENKNKLEAPKSKRGRKPVLNRETPVNHVEAERQRREKLNHRFYALRAVVPNVSRMDKASLLSDAVAYINELKAKIKDLESEKDNYQRKKKVKLESGDTMDNQSTVTNSSTVVDQEKCSNGVVAEVDVKIIGDDAMVRVQSENVNHPGARLMGALRDMEFQVHHASMTCVNELMLQDVVGKVPSGILRSEEGIRSAILMRLDHIN